One segment of Drosophila ananassae strain 14024-0371.13 chromosome 3R, ASM1763931v2, whole genome shotgun sequence DNA contains the following:
- the LOC6497733 gene encoding glucose-6-phosphatase catalytic subunit 1, with amino-acid sequence MESLRLLVMETYSSLLDRELCINEWAQERLSFAEPFWRFMSIYLEPSVLFNLLIPLSGIYSQELLTHLLSAVTLVSTLNSFEKWIYPEMRPLWWLREQYAKGQVLNKPQVALESNNLSCETSGGLPCAHSMTFTVFILILASFFFVHCWQRYVYWRSSVWRFFLYPVIVGVVVCMWLSRLYLATEFLHQCVLGSYFGIRALNCFEGNIKYLYSRRRRNAVVVVTILGGIAVGVYFLKLRLSIDPHWSVREAFKWCPEATYMRHEASPIFVLTRDLGNLMGVALASPLSKQKTKESTFLRRCSVLGALELINYGLRQATPKQNGRFAFLAYEFSRNAFHSLTLLKYLTKLY; translated from the exons ATGGAGAGCCTCAGACTGCTGGTAATGGAAACCTATAGTAGCTTACTCGATCGGGAGCTTTGCATCAACGAATGGGCACAGGAGCg ATTAAGTTTTGCGGAGCCATTCTGGCGATTTATGAGCATATATCTGGAGCCAAGCGTTCTTTTTAATCTCCTCATACCCCTATCTGGCATCTACAGTCAGGAACTACTCACACACCTGCTCTCGGCGGTTACTCTGGTCAGCACTTTGAACTCCTTTGAGAAGTG GATCTATCCAGAGATGCGTCCCTTGTGGTGGCTCAGAGAGCAGTATGCCAAAGGCCAGGTTCTAAACAAGCCGCAAGTTGCTTTGGAAAGCAATAACCTGAGCTGTGAAACCAGCGGAGGGCTTCCCTGTGCCCACTCGATGACTTTCACGGTTTTTATTCTCATCCTAGCATCTTTTTTCTTCGTTCACTGCTGGCAGAGATATGTATACTGGCGTTCCTCCGTTTGGCGTTTCTTTCTGTATCCTGTGATCGTTGGAGTGGTGGTCTGCATGTGGCTAAGCCGGCTCTACCTGGCCACCGAATTCCTACACCAGTGCGTTCTGGGCAGTTACTTCGGCATCAGAGCCTTGAATTGCTTCGAGGGAAACATAAAGTACCTATACTCCAGGCGACGACGAAACGCTGTAGTGGTTGTTACCATATTAGGAGGAATCGCTGTAGGAGTTTATTTTCTAAAGCTGCGTCTTAGCATCGATCCTCATTGGTCAGTGAGAGAG GCTTTCAAATGGTGCCCCGAAGCCACGTACATGCGTCACGAGGCAAGTCCTATATTCGTGCTTACACGAGATTTGGGAAACCTAATGGGAGTGGCTTTGGCGTCCCCCCTATCGAAGCA AAAGACGAAGGAGTCAACATTTTTACGAAGGTGTAGTGTCTTGGGAGCCTTGGAGTTAATTAATTATGGTTTGCGTCAAGCTACTCCCAAACAGAACGGCAGATTTGCTTTCCTAGCCTATGAATTCTCGAGAAATGCTTTCCATTCCTTGACATTGCTAAAATATTTAACGAAATTGTACTag
- the LOC6497797 gene encoding pyruvate kinase — protein sequence MASSATPVLKEGSTQLDHICELEISHPATHHRLVSLIATISHSSRNLDTIYHMILKGVNIFRLNFSHESHEMHSKTLELVHEALERIQHETGHLRTVAIAADTRGPQIRTGLLDGEVILRSGDNIRLSINRDLYDKGNKEAVYVDYSNIINLTKTGDRLFIDDGKLLLHIMEVGVDGLLCEVIQGGQLNNNCNVILPEVEIDLPAVSEKDMYDIQFSMKANVDFLFASAVRSAKNVKELRTVLGEKGKHIKIIAKMDSKIALSRFSEIMRAADGLLLSRADLGTQIPMEKLFITQKSILGQCNKAGKPVIVASNILETMRFQLQPTRAECFDLANAIIDGADCIMLSSEVAIGPYPNETVATCDKLCREAEKVLWFRDLFSDLVSEVRGELDAAHSLAIASVETAKRTNATLIVVLTSSGRSATLISKFRPRCPILALTRCERTARWVYIHRGILPVVYTSEPNNDYATDVDARVQFALTIAKKAEIINDGDPIVIVSAWKDGGGFTNNVRVVYAFFEADQVDCLFRSDRRHSVKNTNLQKEGQKANENKKSVRM from the exons atggcaagctCCGCGACTCCTGTGCTAAAGGAGGGCTCTACCCAACTGGATCACATCTGCGAGCTGGAAATCTCACACCCTGCCACGCACCATCGCTTGGTTTCCTTGATCGCAACTATATCCCACAGTTCGCGCAATCTGGACACAATCTACCACATGATTTTAAAGGGCGTTAACATCTTCCGTCTGAATTTTTCCCATGAGTCCCACGAGATGCACTCGAAGACCCTTGAGCTGGTGCATGAGGCGCTCGAGCGGATTCAACATGAGACAGGACACCTACGCACGGTGGCCATAGCGGCGGACACACGAGGACCTCAGATCCGAACTGGCTTACTGGATGGAGAGGTGATTCTGCGCAGCGGGGACAACATACGACTTTCGATCAATCGGGACCTGTACGATAAAGGTAACAAGGAGGCTGTCTATGTCGACTACTCAAACATCATCAATCTGACCAAAACGGGTGACCGCTTATTCATCGACGATGGCAAGCTGCTGCTCCACATTATGGAGGTGGGGGTGGATGGGCTACTCTGCGAGGTTATTCAGGGGGGACAATTGAATAATAATTGCAACGTCATCCTGCCCGAGGTTGAGATTGACCTTCCAGCGGTCTCCGAGAAGGACATGTACGACATCCAGTTTAGCATGAAAGCCAATGTGGACTTTCTATTCGCCTCGGCTGTTCGCAGTGCCAAGAATGTTAAGGAGCTTCGTACTGTTTTGGGGGAGAAGGGGAAGCACATCAAGATCATCGCCAAAATGGACAGCAAGATCGCGCTGAGTCGGTTCTCAGAAATAATGCGAGCGGCAGATGGACTGCTCCTGTCGAGAGCTGATCTCGGCACCCAGATTCCCATGGAGAAGCTGTTTATCACCCAGAAGAGTATACTGGGCCAGTGCAACAAGGCCGGCAAGCCAGTGATCGTGGCGTCTAATATCCTGGAAACAATGCGATTCCAGCTGCAACCCACTCGGGCGGAGTGCTTTGATCTAGCCAATGCCATTATCGATGGAGCGGACTGCATAATGCTCTCCTCGGAGGTGGCCATCGGACCCTATCCCAACGAAACGGTAGCCACCTGCGACAAGCTCTGCCGCGAGGCGGAGAAGGTCCTCTGGTTCCGGGATCTCTTCTCGGACCTGGTTAGCGAGGTGCGCGGCGAGCTGGATGCTGCCCATTCGCTGGCCATAGCCTCTGTAGAAACGGCAAAGCGCACCAACGCCACCCTTATTGTGGTTCTAACCAGTTCGGGTCGTTCCGCTACCTTAATTAGCAAGTTCCGTCCGCGCTGCCCCATTCTGGCCCTTACGCGCTGCGAAAGGACCGCCCGCTGGGTGTACATTCACCGGGGTATCCTCCCCGTAGTCTACACTTCCGAACCAAACAACGATTATGCCACGGATGTAGATGCCAGGGTCCAGTTTGCCCTCACCATTGCCAAGAAAGCGGAAATCATCAATGACGGGGATCCCATTGTCATTGTGAGTGCCTGGAAGGACGGAGGTGGATTCACAAATAATGTGCGCGTGGTATATGCCTTCTTTGAGGCAGATCAAGTGGACTGTCTCTTCCGGTCGGATAGACGACACTCCGTTAAGAATACCAACCTGCAAAAGGAGGGTCAGAAAGCCAATGAAA ACAAAAAAAGTGTTCGTATGTAG
- the LOC6497734 gene encoding glucose-6-phosphate 1-dehydrogenase, which produces MACDETNCDGQISHTFVIFGASGDLSRKKIYPTLWLLYRDDLLAKPIKFCGYARSKLTVENIEGNCRQYMKVQPNEETKYEEFWALNDYVIGSYDNSSGFELLNRQLTLMENKNRANRIFYLALPPSVFEDVTVNIKQNCMSASGWNRVIIEKPFGRDAASSQALSDHLAKLFHEKQIYRIDHYLGKEMVQNLMTIRFGNKILNTTWNRDNIASVLITFKEPFGTQGRGGYFDAFGIIRDVMQNHLLQILSLVAMEKPVSCLPDDIRDEKVKVLKCIKTLTLDDMVLGQYVGNPDGTTDDARNGYLDDPTVKNGSITPTYALGVLKINNERWQGVSFILRCGKALNERKAEVRIQYQDVPGDIFEGSTKRNELVIRVQPGEAMYLKVMTKSPGITFDIEETELDLTYAHRYKDSYLPDAYERLILDVFSGSQMHFVRSDELREAWRIFTPILHKIEQERIQPITYQYGSRGPKQADVKCEQNNFKYSGSYKWPGSKKNS; this is translated from the coding sequence ATGGCCTGCGATGAAACAAACTGTGATGGCCAGATTTCGCACACGTTCGTCATCTTCGGAGCGTCGGGCGACCTGTCCAGGAAGAAGATTTACCCGACGCTGTGGTTGCTCTACCGGGATGATCTCCTGGCCAAGCCTATCAAGTTCTGCGGCTATGCCCGCTCCAAGCTGACGGTCGAAAACATCGAGGGGAACTGCCGGCAGTACATGAAGGTCCAACCCAACGAGGAGACCAAGTACGAGGAGTTCTGGGCCCTCAACGACTACGTAATCGGCAGCTACGATAATAGCTCCGGCTTCGAGCTCCTCAACCGGCAGCTGACGTTGATGGAGAACAAGAACCGGGCGAACCGCATCTTCTACTTGGCTCTGCCACCCAGTGTCTTCGAAGATGTGACGGTCAACATCAAGCAGAACTGCATGTCTGCGAGCGGATGGAACCGCGTCATCATCGAGAAGCCCTTCGGACGGGATGCTGCCTCCTCACAGGCGCTGAGCGATCATCTGGCCAAGCTGTTCCACGAGAAGCAAATCTACCGCATCGACCATTATCTGGGCAAAGAGATGGTCCAGAATCTGATGACCATCCGCTTTGGGAACAAGATCCTCAACACGACCTGGAACAGGGACAACATCGCCTCGGTGCTGATCACCTTCAAAGAACCCTTCGGTACCCAGGGACGTGGCGGCTACTTCGACGCGTTCGGTATCATCCGCGACGTGATGCAGAACCATCTGCTCCAGATCCTCTCCCTGGTGGCTATGGAGAAGCCGGTCAGCTGTCTCCCGGACGACATTCGCGACGAGAAAGTGAAGGTGCTGAAGTGCATCAAGACTCTAACTCTCGACGATATGGTGCTAGGCCAGTACGTGGGCAATCCCGACGGAACCACCGACGACGCACGGAACGGGTATTTGGACGATCCCACCGTGAAAAATGGGTCCATTACGCCCACCTACGCCCTTGGGGTGCTGAAAATCAACAACGAGCGATGGCAGGGAGTGTCCTTTATCCTGCGCTGCGGCAAGGCGCTGAACGAACGCAAGGCCGAGGTGCGCATCCAGTACCAGGACGTGCCCGGCGACATCTTTGAGGGTAGCACGAAACGTAACGAGCTCGTCATCCGCGTCCAGCCGGGCGAGGCGATGTACTTGAAGGTGATGACGAAGAGCCCGGGAATCACCTTTGATATCGAGGAGACAGAGCTGGATCTTACTTACGCGCATCGGTACAAGGACTCCTACCTGCCGGACGCCTACGAGCGGCTTATCCTCGACGTCTTTAGCGGCTCTCAGATGCACTTCGTCCGCTCCGACGAGTTGCGCGAGGCGTGGCGCATTTTCACGCCCATTCTGCACAAGATAGAGCAGGAGCGCATCCAGCCCATTACCTACCAATACGGTTCCCGCGGCCCCAAGCAAGCGGACGTCAAGTGCGAACAGAATAACTTCAAGTACTCCGGATCGTACAAATGGCCTGGCAGTAAGAAGAACTCATGA